In Rhabdothermincola sediminis, the following are encoded in one genomic region:
- a CDS encoding PglZ domain-containing protein, with product MTSRLRDALAEEIGRVLRQSGVVVWQDEHGEYPGVVAAVCPPDVRLVVYDGSWFALRRSVEDLLSGHEPPMLLVYSPVLPPADDPLAEIRAAGREYKRRLATLVRNALAGELAATRIEQIAKEARTFEEAEVAATGAASAGVRLVAIFGTSDVQRMAFAVLDGSRDDAVDAEDAWDEVAATLRDAYGGALDGGRGALRGALARHLLLAELHGVAGGLPDALEQAFVAPSAPQRRHIGELLHQWRHLPERVASYLETARTVDEDLALSDLLGWVDGLEACLALPSVEQVCLAEATRRLGAGDASGAFQIAESRLVDLNVWRNQPAGPGGVRWGDRWRVIAAIAGLHRAVEANPVPAGAAEELFDWYVTRGWEVDRAHRRLELARLALPAYGELEEAIIGARRRYEAWLDTLLEKVSEALADGGLDGGRLGSQGSVHDEFVRGREVLTAYVWVDALRFELGVELADAIRHDITDRVTLSAVTAAAPTITRVGMANLAPAAAERLTLSLEGGTVAVTVGDRPVATVEQRVELLRAAHGKVANLELSTVSQQGEKELARALKGADLVLVRSQEIDAAGESGMLNAAWPQFEAVKQDLANAVAKLGQVGVGRVVICADHGFVALSQAVGDARTIDAPIGGEGELHRRCWVGKGGTTAEGTVRVPLASLGVRSDLDLIVPRGLAVFKASGGKQFFHGGLSPQELVVPVIEVDLEPAAEPQKLDLSVAVAGGRITTGVFAATVEFHGDLFTNQVTFRVVARGAGGNDPVARVVSGDGYDAASGSVTVERDRPSILTFQVTRNLDRDSQVELQVLDARTGRRLADAVASVAAPVMVEEKL from the coding sequence GTGACGAGCCGGCTCCGCGACGCTCTGGCCGAGGAGATCGGGCGGGTGCTGCGCCAGTCCGGGGTCGTGGTCTGGCAGGACGAGCACGGCGAGTACCCAGGCGTGGTCGCCGCCGTCTGCCCGCCGGACGTGCGGCTGGTGGTCTACGACGGGAGCTGGTTCGCGCTCCGCCGCTCCGTCGAGGACCTGCTCTCCGGTCACGAGCCGCCGATGCTGCTCGTGTACTCGCCGGTGCTGCCGCCAGCCGATGATCCCCTGGCGGAGATCCGGGCGGCGGGTCGGGAGTACAAGCGGCGGCTGGCCACGCTGGTCCGCAACGCGCTGGCCGGCGAACTCGCCGCAACCCGCATCGAGCAGATTGCGAAGGAGGCTCGCACCTTCGAAGAGGCCGAGGTCGCTGCGACCGGCGCAGCGTCGGCGGGGGTGCGGTTGGTCGCGATCTTCGGCACCTCCGACGTGCAGAGGATGGCGTTCGCCGTGCTCGACGGCAGCAGGGATGACGCCGTCGACGCGGAGGACGCCTGGGACGAGGTGGCGGCCACCCTGCGGGACGCCTACGGCGGCGCGCTCGACGGCGGGCGCGGTGCGCTGCGGGGTGCGCTCGCCCGCCACCTGCTGCTCGCCGAGCTCCACGGCGTGGCCGGCGGGCTGCCCGATGCGCTCGAGCAGGCGTTCGTGGCGCCCTCTGCGCCGCAGCGGCGACACATCGGTGAGCTGCTCCACCAGTGGCGGCACCTGCCCGAGCGCGTCGCCTCCTACCTGGAGACCGCCCGAACGGTCGACGAGGACCTGGCCCTCTCCGACCTGCTGGGCTGGGTGGACGGGCTCGAGGCGTGCCTGGCCCTGCCGTCGGTCGAGCAGGTCTGTCTCGCCGAGGCGACCCGCCGGCTCGGTGCGGGTGACGCGTCAGGGGCGTTCCAGATCGCGGAGTCCCGGTTGGTGGACCTGAACGTGTGGCGGAACCAGCCCGCCGGGCCGGGTGGCGTCCGCTGGGGAGACCGATGGCGGGTGATCGCAGCGATCGCCGGGCTGCACCGCGCCGTCGAGGCCAACCCCGTGCCCGCAGGTGCAGCCGAGGAGCTGTTCGACTGGTACGTCACCCGCGGCTGGGAAGTGGACCGGGCCCACCGGCGCCTGGAGCTCGCCCGGCTGGCGCTGCCGGCCTACGGCGAGCTCGAGGAGGCCATCATCGGAGCCCGCCGCCGGTACGAGGCCTGGCTCGACACGCTGCTCGAGAAGGTGAGCGAAGCGCTCGCCGATGGCGGCCTCGACGGCGGGCGACTCGGGTCGCAGGGCTCGGTGCACGACGAGTTCGTGCGGGGCCGGGAGGTGCTCACCGCGTACGTGTGGGTGGACGCCCTGCGCTTCGAGCTCGGGGTGGAGCTGGCCGACGCCATCCGCCACGACATCACCGATCGGGTCACCCTCTCGGCGGTCACGGCGGCGGCCCCGACGATCACGAGGGTCGGCATGGCGAACCTCGCCCCGGCCGCGGCCGAGAGGCTCACGCTGTCCCTCGAGGGCGGCACGGTGGCGGTGACGGTGGGGGACCGGCCCGTGGCCACCGTCGAGCAACGGGTCGAGCTGTTGCGCGCCGCGCACGGCAAGGTGGCCAACCTGGAGCTGAGCACCGTGAGCCAGCAGGGCGAGAAGGAGCTCGCCCGGGCGCTGAAGGGCGCCGACCTCGTGCTCGTGCGCAGCCAGGAGATCGACGCGGCGGGCGAGTCCGGGATGCTGAACGCGGCGTGGCCCCAGTTCGAGGCCGTCAAGCAGGATCTCGCCAACGCCGTGGCCAAGCTCGGCCAGGTCGGCGTGGGCCGGGTCGTGATCTGCGCCGACCATGGGTTCGTTGCGCTCAGCCAAGCGGTGGGTGACGCCCGCACGATCGACGCGCCGATCGGCGGTGAGGGGGAGCTGCACCGTCGCTGCTGGGTCGGCAAGGGCGGCACCACTGCGGAGGGCACCGTCCGGGTGCCGCTCGCGTCCCTCGGGGTGCGCAGCGACCTGGACCTGATCGTCCCTCGAGGCCTGGCGGTGTTCAAAGCCAGCGGGGGCAAGCAGTTCTTCCACGGCGGGCTCTCCCCGCAGGAGCTGGTTGTGCCGGTCATCGAGGTCGATCTCGAACCCGCCGCTGAGCCACAGAAACTCGATCTGTCCGTCGCCGTCGCCGGCGGTCGGATCACCACTGGGGTCTTCGCCGCCACGGTCGAGTTCCACGGCGACCTGTTCACCAACCAGGTTACGTTCCGGGTGGTCGCCCGAGGTGCCGGCGGGAACGACCCGGTGGCCCGGGTGGTGTCCGGCGACGGCTACGACGCCGCGTCAGGGTCGGTGACGGTCGAACGGGACCGTCCGAGCATCCTGACCTTCCAGGTCACCCGGAACCTTGATCGTGACAGCCAGGTCGAGCTGCAGGTGCTCGACGCCCGCACCGGTCGCCGCCTCGCCGACGCCGTCGCCTCGGTCGCCGCGCCGGTCATGGTAGAGGAGAAGCTGTGA
- a CDS encoding Eco57I restriction-modification methylase domain-containing protein, with translation MTGALGQAARSALERFIQRARRLLEEDLARHAEGRFGIHLVDGTIEDEANLHLDPDGLAARRDLVDVLHFLRGEEPDHPAAVARLVREAAFTHLNRLVAIRIAEAIGLLPESLAAGPASAGYRELLEVAPLLAHDASGGYWRYLQLCGDELAADLPQLFDPRNPLLALAPSPAAFDELVELLTAADLAPVWDAPDALGWAYQFFNSGDERRAMRDASASPRSSRELAVRNQFFTPRYVVDFLVHNSLGRRLLDADPSSPMVDDLPLLLDPPTDPGEPVELAEVRVLDPACGSGHFLLGAYDVLERAWHHAGVEPEAAAPHIVASLWGIDIDPRCAQVAAAALIFRARRACRHHELPTPNIICARALPEPAEGWDTLLAGLPEDRRQLVAAMRDALDQAPVLGPLLKVEERLAGEIRARVAGADDTDGTLFAAAGVAEDSFERAEADVLTVLRRIADQTTSTPAERLFAAEANDAIRFVDALRHRYDVVLMNPPFGEPVAVTKPYLKSTYPWAPSKDTNLLALFVGRGLELCKPTGATGAITSRACMFLKTFEDFRTQILVGYRLRTVADLGYGVMEQALVEAAAYVIDARRSRDTDTTTFVRLLKDTDRASALGDAIGHERAGTHDDRVFRVAKHDLTAIPGAPLAYWMGDSIRRLFTDLPPLEGNGAEVRQGLATGDDFRFLRLAWEVDPAKIAHSRDETHAGKRWVPFAKGGEYSPFWSDIHLLVDWANDGESLADFPGSVIRNSQYYFNPGLTWPLRSQAGFNPRLLPGGCIFGHKGPAIFLGADRTLACLGALLSRPAMLSLGAVTTFGAYEVGAVKKVPDLLAAIPESVAIALADAVSIAVETRAAEDRRDEVCLRFESPLSWASGSLMDELGRQFVSVVSGAAEALIGLGEAYAELEEALGIDEGAAEYLESQLGPPFWSDQPGIDAGQGEHAVTPLGPYLLCERLETTARDQNLALDAACSHLTSAAAPEDVLHSGASRYVSWLVGVAFGRWDVRGDGRPVSIDPLAPPPSCAPGMLVAQDGLPVTEVPADYPLDFPLTGVLLDEAGHVADIVQRVEDADALALKDASGWLTEALTLLGSRTLRDYVRKAFFKEHLARYSKSRRKAPIYWPLYVPSGKWGVWVYAPRLTRETLYVVASEALRREGHAEVEIERLERERVAGGGRGAKALDKALDDERKLAEELRRFRQEAERIAGLGWEPDLDDGIVLCAAPLADLFPQWCKELATYRDELRAGKYDWSTVSKWADQL, from the coding sequence ATGACCGGCGCCCTCGGCCAGGCCGCCCGCAGCGCCCTCGAACGGTTCATCCAGCGCGCCCGCCGCCTCCTCGAGGAGGATCTCGCCCGTCACGCCGAAGGGCGATTCGGCATCCACCTCGTCGACGGCACGATCGAGGACGAGGCCAACCTCCACCTCGATCCCGATGGTCTCGCCGCTCGACGGGACCTGGTCGATGTCCTCCACTTCCTCCGGGGCGAGGAACCCGACCACCCCGCCGCCGTGGCCCGGCTCGTGCGGGAAGCCGCGTTCACCCACCTCAACCGGCTCGTCGCGATCCGCATCGCCGAAGCCATCGGCCTGCTCCCGGAATCGCTCGCCGCCGGTCCGGCCTCCGCCGGCTACCGGGAGCTGCTCGAGGTCGCACCGCTGCTGGCGCACGACGCCTCCGGGGGGTACTGGCGCTATCTCCAGCTGTGCGGCGACGAGCTCGCCGCCGACCTCCCCCAGCTGTTCGACCCCCGCAACCCGCTCCTCGCGCTGGCGCCGTCCCCCGCCGCCTTCGACGAGCTCGTCGAACTGCTCACCGCCGCGGACCTTGCCCCGGTGTGGGACGCCCCCGACGCGCTGGGGTGGGCGTACCAGTTCTTCAACAGCGGTGACGAACGCCGCGCAATGCGAGATGCCTCAGCGTCGCCCCGCAGTTCCCGAGAGCTGGCGGTCCGCAACCAGTTCTTCACCCCCCGCTACGTCGTCGATTTCCTCGTCCACAACTCCCTCGGCCGCCGCCTCCTCGACGCCGACCCCAGCTCACCGATGGTCGATGACCTCCCGCTCCTGCTCGATCCGCCAACCGACCCCGGCGAGCCCGTCGAGCTGGCCGAGGTTCGGGTCCTCGACCCCGCCTGCGGGTCCGGGCACTTCCTGCTCGGCGCCTACGACGTGCTGGAGCGCGCCTGGCACCACGCCGGCGTCGAACCCGAGGCCGCTGCGCCCCACATCGTGGCCTCCCTGTGGGGCATCGACATCGACCCCCGTTGTGCCCAGGTCGCTGCGGCTGCCCTCATCTTCCGAGCCCGCCGTGCCTGCCGCCACCACGAGCTCCCGACGCCGAACATCATCTGTGCCCGGGCCCTGCCGGAACCCGCCGAAGGCTGGGACACCCTCCTCGCCGGGCTTCCCGAGGATCGCCGCCAGCTGGTCGCTGCGATGCGTGACGCCCTCGATCAAGCCCCGGTGCTCGGCCCGCTCCTGAAAGTCGAAGAGCGCCTCGCCGGCGAGATCCGCGCCCGGGTCGCCGGCGCCGATGACACCGACGGCACCCTCTTCGCTGCGGCCGGTGTCGCCGAAGACTCGTTCGAGCGGGCGGAGGCCGACGTGCTCACCGTCCTGCGGCGGATCGCCGACCAAACCACCTCCACCCCCGCCGAACGGCTCTTCGCCGCCGAAGCCAACGACGCCATCCGCTTCGTCGATGCTCTCCGCCACCGTTACGACGTCGTCCTCATGAACCCCCCCTTCGGGGAACCCGTCGCCGTCACCAAGCCCTACCTCAAATCCACCTATCCGTGGGCACCCAGCAAAGACACCAACCTGCTCGCCCTCTTCGTCGGTCGCGGGCTCGAGCTGTGCAAGCCCACCGGCGCCACCGGCGCCATCACCTCCCGGGCCTGCATGTTCCTCAAGACCTTCGAAGACTTCCGCACCCAGATCCTGGTCGGCTACCGCCTGCGCACCGTCGCCGACCTCGGCTACGGCGTCATGGAACAAGCCCTCGTCGAAGCCGCCGCCTACGTCATCGACGCCCGCCGCAGCCGCGACACCGACACCACCACCTTCGTCCGACTCCTCAAGGACACCGACCGGGCCAGCGCACTCGGCGACGCCATCGGCCACGAACGCGCCGGCACCCACGATGACCGCGTCTTCCGGGTCGCCAAGCACGACCTCACCGCCATCCCCGGCGCACCGCTCGCCTACTGGATGGGCGACAGCATCCGCCGGCTGTTCACCGACCTCCCACCCCTCGAAGGCAACGGTGCCGAGGTCCGCCAAGGCCTCGCAACCGGTGACGACTTCCGGTTCCTGCGTCTCGCCTGGGAGGTCGACCCCGCGAAGATCGCGCACTCCCGCGACGAGACCCACGCCGGCAAACGCTGGGTGCCGTTCGCCAAAGGAGGCGAGTACTCACCGTTCTGGTCCGACATCCACCTCCTGGTCGACTGGGCCAACGACGGCGAGTCCCTCGCCGACTTCCCCGGATCCGTGATCCGGAACAGCCAGTACTACTTCAACCCCGGCCTCACCTGGCCGCTTCGCAGCCAAGCTGGCTTCAACCCGCGCCTCCTCCCCGGTGGCTGCATCTTCGGTCATAAGGGCCCAGCCATCTTCCTCGGAGCCGATCGCACCCTGGCATGCCTTGGCGCATTGCTCTCCCGGCCGGCAATGCTTTCTCTCGGAGCGGTCACCACCTTCGGCGCTTATGAGGTCGGGGCTGTCAAGAAGGTGCCCGACTTGCTCGCTGCAATACCGGAGTCGGTAGCGATCGCGCTCGCTGACGCAGTCTCGATCGCAGTTGAGACCAGGGCAGCGGAAGACCGCCGTGACGAGGTGTGCCTCCGTTTCGAGTCGCCACTCAGTTGGGCGAGCGGCTCGTTGATGGACGAATTGGGTCGCCAGTTCGTGAGCGTGGTCTCGGGGGCAGCAGAAGCGCTCATAGGCCTTGGAGAGGCGTACGCAGAGCTCGAGGAGGCGCTCGGGATCGATGAGGGCGCAGCCGAGTACCTGGAGTCTCAGCTCGGTCCGCCGTTCTGGTCCGACCAACCAGGCATCGACGCGGGGCAGGGGGAGCATGCCGTCACGCCACTGGGTCCGTATCTCTTGTGCGAACGATTGGAAACGACCGCACGCGACCAGAACCTCGCCCTGGATGCAGCGTGTTCTCACCTGACGTCGGCGGCCGCCCCGGAGGACGTACTTCACTCCGGGGCGAGCCGTTACGTCAGCTGGCTGGTCGGGGTCGCCTTCGGGCGTTGGGATGTTCGGGGCGATGGTAGGCCGGTGTCGATCGACCCTCTGGCACCACCACCGTCATGTGCGCCGGGAATGCTCGTCGCCCAGGACGGCCTGCCGGTCACTGAAGTGCCGGCGGACTATCCCCTCGACTTCCCGCTCACCGGGGTGCTACTCGACGAGGCAGGACACGTCGCCGACATCGTCCAGCGTGTTGAGGACGCCGATGCCCTAGCACTGAAGGACGCAAGTGGCTGGCTGACCGAAGCCCTCACGCTGCTGGGGAGCCGCACCCTCCGCGACTACGTTCGCAAGGCCTTCTTCAAGGAGCACCTGGCTCGCTACTCCAAGAGCCGCCGCAAGGCTCCGATCTACTGGCCGCTCTATGTGCCCTCGGGCAAGTGGGGGGTGTGGGTCTACGCGCCTCGTCTCACTCGGGAGACGTTGTACGTGGTGGCGTCCGAGGCGTTGCGCCGGGAAGGCCACGCCGAGGTGGAGATCGAGCGCCTGGAGCGCGAACGGGTGGCCGGCGGCGGTCGGGGTGCGAAAGCCCTGGACAAGGCGCTCGACGACGAGCGCAAGTTGGCGGAGGAGCTGCGCCGGTTCCGGCAGGAGGCGGAGCGGATCGCCGGCTTGGGGTGGGAGCCGGATCTCGATGACGGGATCGTGCTGTGCGCAGCACCCCTGGCGGACCTGTTCCCCCAGTGGTGCAAGGAGCTGGCCACCTACCGCGACGAGCTGCGGGCCGGCAAGTACGACTGGTCAACGGTGTCGAAGTGGGCGGACCAGCTGTGA
- the brxC gene encoding BREX system P-loop protein BrxC, which produces MKIAELFRRPIDCTIEEVIKVDLADEAIVAAEIDEYVATNHIRDRLEDVLDVYQETINNPSERTNVWVSGFFGSGKSSFAKMLGYLIENPIVSGRSALERFAERTDVPKVQALLNTAHTQAPTLTVFVDLSTGRNVAREGESIVLPLYRALLERLGYSRNLLLAELEFDLEGDGQLAVFEKRFVEVSTGHKPWTERRNVGLARAEASHAMHLLRPDTYPSADSWAKTAQEPVVTHNWFAERALRLLERRGGEARRLLFVVDEVEQYVARSVDRMLDLQGLAEALQKRRGPLWLVVTSQERLDDVVDSLEGKRVELARVQDRFPIRVDLLPSDIEEVTSRRVLDKTAAGQEAVRAVVEPNRNKLLANTRLSSATRGTDPGVDDIVRLYPLLPYQVQLLIDAVSARRAHGGASPILGGSNRTIIKLAQQLVVDPRAGLGDAEVGALVTIDRAYDLLESVIPTAWQSEVEQVAAKYGTDSTEVRVLKAVALCSDVGALPLSAENLAVLLHPSVDAESILTEVRTACDHLVDDDRLRAGDDGYQLQSAEQKNWEKTRRQIDPRPADSTRLRRLLLKDALAGLSVQRGKTFKVEVTVEGEKVIDGDLALHIEEADSTRRADLRTLSREVAARDRVTWVFSEAPDTYDAIRELHRSRTMIERKDTPSKTASEVELLGEERARLARWERLASERLARDLNAGQVIFRGVVEDAPSGALRAAAQKAIGDHLEEIYERIDQFSANIGPSDVLAVLRADNLDGIRPDLREEGIGLTRTTPTGEQVVADQDPLLAVLTEIRERAAYGNEATGKHLESVFGAPPFGAPVEVVQAVLAAGIRAGLIEVIHQGARIRDSGDARLDRVFGSLPQFRSASFVPPIGDDVALDVRAELAERLGELLGSKPPIATDQLAQLVRTTFASDVQIASRVSAGLRGAGLRVPEPVSRTTGILERIQAGSDSETVTTAAQSWTELTAGRALLEALDTLLEQDLETLRSAQEQLRLGDDHLPPELVAERAELADLLDGDDLATGIARVRAITERLRAHRTQAAATTAAELARKLEQLRQRLRDRYRELDDAVVDEALRPLVELTPPDEPSASDLARLASDLDAADGRATRIERQLDEIAAKGKVVHIAVAELAGRLVATEDELDAVLERIRNAAIEALAEGKQVRLK; this is translated from the coding sequence ATGAAGATCGCAGAGCTGTTCCGCCGACCGATCGACTGCACGATCGAGGAGGTCATCAAGGTCGACCTCGCTGACGAGGCGATCGTCGCCGCCGAGATCGACGAGTACGTCGCCACCAACCACATCCGAGACCGCCTCGAGGACGTCCTCGACGTCTACCAGGAGACGATCAACAACCCCTCCGAACGCACGAACGTGTGGGTGAGCGGGTTCTTCGGCTCGGGCAAGTCCAGCTTCGCCAAGATGCTCGGTTACCTGATCGAGAACCCGATCGTCTCCGGCCGCAGCGCGCTCGAGCGGTTCGCCGAGCGCACCGACGTTCCGAAGGTGCAGGCCCTGCTCAACACCGCCCACACGCAGGCGCCGACGCTCACCGTGTTCGTCGATCTCTCCACGGGCCGTAACGTCGCCAGGGAAGGTGAGAGCATCGTGCTGCCCCTGTACCGGGCGCTGCTCGAACGTCTCGGCTACTCCCGCAACCTCCTGCTCGCCGAGCTGGAGTTCGACCTCGAGGGCGACGGCCAGCTCGCCGTGTTCGAGAAGCGCTTCGTCGAGGTCTCGACCGGCCACAAGCCCTGGACCGAGCGCCGAAACGTCGGGCTCGCGAGGGCCGAGGCAAGCCACGCCATGCATCTGCTGCGCCCCGACACCTACCCCAGCGCCGACTCGTGGGCTAAGACCGCCCAGGAACCTGTGGTCACCCACAACTGGTTCGCCGAGCGGGCGCTGCGTCTGCTCGAACGCCGAGGTGGCGAGGCCCGCCGCCTGCTGTTCGTGGTGGACGAGGTCGAGCAGTACGTGGCCCGCAGCGTGGACCGGATGCTCGACCTGCAAGGACTCGCCGAAGCCCTGCAGAAGCGGCGTGGGCCGCTGTGGCTGGTCGTCACCTCCCAGGAGCGGCTCGATGACGTCGTGGACAGCCTCGAGGGCAAGCGGGTCGAGCTGGCCCGGGTACAGGACCGCTTCCCGATCCGTGTCGACCTCTTGCCGAGCGACATCGAAGAGGTCACCAGCCGGAGGGTGCTCGACAAGACCGCAGCCGGCCAAGAGGCCGTGCGCGCCGTCGTCGAGCCCAACCGCAACAAGCTCCTCGCCAACACCCGCCTCAGCTCCGCCACCCGGGGGACGGATCCGGGCGTAGACGACATCGTCCGCCTCTACCCCCTCCTGCCGTACCAGGTGCAACTGCTCATCGACGCCGTCTCCGCCCGTCGGGCCCACGGTGGGGCGTCCCCGATCCTGGGTGGCTCGAACCGCACGATCATCAAGCTCGCCCAGCAGCTCGTCGTCGACCCCAGGGCCGGGCTCGGTGATGCCGAGGTGGGTGCCCTGGTCACCATCGATCGGGCCTATGACCTGCTCGAGAGCGTCATCCCCACCGCCTGGCAGAGCGAGGTCGAACAGGTCGCCGCCAAGTACGGCACCGACAGCACCGAGGTGCGGGTGCTGAAGGCGGTCGCCCTGTGCAGCGACGTCGGGGCGCTTCCGCTGAGCGCCGAGAACCTCGCGGTGCTGCTGCACCCCTCCGTCGACGCCGAATCGATCCTCACCGAGGTGCGCACGGCGTGCGACCACCTCGTCGACGACGACCGGCTCCGCGCCGGCGACGACGGCTACCAGCTCCAGTCCGCCGAGCAGAAGAACTGGGAGAAGACCCGTCGCCAGATCGACCCCCGCCCGGCGGACAGCACGCGGCTCCGCCGCCTGCTGCTCAAGGACGCCTTGGCCGGCCTCAGCGTGCAACGGGGCAAGACCTTCAAGGTCGAGGTGACCGTGGAGGGGGAGAAGGTCATCGACGGCGATCTCGCCCTGCACATCGAGGAGGCCGACAGCACCCGCCGCGCCGACCTGCGCACCCTCTCCCGCGAGGTCGCCGCCAGAGACCGCGTGACCTGGGTGTTCAGCGAGGCCCCCGACACCTACGACGCGATCCGGGAGCTGCATCGCAGCCGGACGATGATCGAGCGCAAGGACACGCCGTCCAAGACCGCGTCGGAGGTCGAGCTGCTCGGCGAGGAGCGCGCACGGCTCGCTCGCTGGGAGCGGCTCGCTTCGGAACGGCTCGCCCGCGACCTCAACGCCGGGCAGGTCATCTTCCGCGGCGTCGTGGAGGACGCCCCCTCGGGGGCCCTGCGCGCCGCCGCCCAGAAGGCGATCGGTGACCACCTCGAGGAGATCTACGAGCGCATCGACCAGTTCTCCGCCAACATCGGGCCGAGCGACGTGCTCGCGGTCCTACGTGCCGACAACCTCGACGGCATCCGCCCCGACCTGCGGGAGGAAGGGATCGGCCTCACCCGCACGACCCCGACCGGGGAGCAGGTCGTCGCTGACCAGGACCCGCTCCTCGCCGTGCTCACCGAGATCCGCGAGCGTGCCGCCTACGGCAACGAAGCGACCGGCAAGCACCTCGAGAGCGTCTTCGGCGCGCCGCCGTTCGGTGCCCCCGTGGAGGTCGTCCAGGCCGTGCTCGCCGCCGGTATCCGCGCCGGGCTCATCGAGGTGATCCACCAGGGTGCCCGGATCCGCGACAGCGGGGACGCCCGCCTCGACCGGGTGTTCGGTTCGCTCCCGCAGTTCCGGTCGGCGTCGTTCGTGCCGCCCATCGGCGACGACGTCGCGCTCGACGTGCGGGCCGAGCTGGCCGAGCGGCTGGGGGAGCTGCTCGGCAGCAAGCCACCGATCGCCACCGACCAGCTCGCGCAGCTCGTGCGCACCACCTTCGCCAGCGACGTGCAGATCGCCAGCCGGGTGAGCGCCGGGCTGCGAGGCGCCGGCCTGCGCGTGCCCGAACCGGTGTCCCGCACCACCGGCATCCTCGAGCGCATCCAGGCGGGCTCCGACAGCGAGACCGTGACCACCGCCGCGCAGTCCTGGACCGAGCTCACCGCCGGGCGTGCGCTGCTCGAAGCCCTCGACACGCTCCTCGAGCAGGACCTGGAGACCCTGCGCAGCGCCCAGGAGCAGCTCCGCCTCGGGGACGACCACCTCCCCCCCGAGCTCGTCGCCGAGCGTGCCGAGCTGGCAGACCTGCTCGACGGTGACGACCTCGCAACCGGCATCGCCCGCGTTCGAGCAATCACCGAACGGCTCCGTGCTCACCGCACCCAGGCTGCCGCCACCACCGCCGCCGAGCTGGCCCGGAAGCTCGAACAGCTCCGCCAGCGTCTCCGGGACCGCTACCGCGAGCTCGACGACGCCGTGGTCGACGAAGCGCTCCGCCCGCTCGTGGAGCTGACCCCGCCCGACGAGCCCAGCGCCTCGGACCTCGCTCGGCTCGCCTCCGACCTCGACGCCGCCGACGGCCGGGCCACCAGGATCGAACGGCAGCTCGACGAGATCGCCGCCAAGGGCAAGGTCGTCCACATCGCCGTCGCCGAGCTCGCCGGCAGGCTCGTCGCCACCGAGGACGAGCTCGACGCCGTCCTCGAACGGATCCGCAATGCGGCCATCGAGGCGCTCGCCGAGGGCAAGCAGGTGCGCCTCAAATGA
- a CDS encoding BREX protein BrxB domain-containing protein: protein MPPPEPLLGIGERIVEFFEGGGDPPFQLYVYDPTAEWEVRRELDELRLWLGAAERRVNVAAISLARLLWAALEDAGWMEQLIRAERDAAGDPDALAEVYEAVGEVLRDEPSLPDRVRAEVASCDDRTAVFLYRAGALYPAYRTSTLLDDLRADIRLPVTLLYPGRVVGEFGLSFMARCEPAYGYRARIVPRGETA from the coding sequence GTGCCGCCGCCTGAACCGCTCCTCGGGATCGGAGAGCGGATCGTCGAGTTCTTCGAGGGTGGGGGAGATCCCCCGTTCCAGCTGTACGTGTACGACCCGACCGCCGAGTGGGAGGTCCGCCGTGAGCTCGACGAGCTCCGCCTCTGGCTGGGTGCCGCCGAGCGCAGGGTCAACGTGGCGGCGATCTCACTCGCCCGGCTGCTCTGGGCGGCACTCGAGGACGCCGGGTGGATGGAGCAACTGATCCGGGCCGAGCGCGATGCGGCCGGGGACCCGGATGCCCTGGCCGAGGTGTACGAGGCGGTCGGTGAGGTGCTGCGGGACGAGCCGAGCCTCCCCGACCGGGTGCGCGCCGAAGTGGCGAGCTGTGACGATCGGACGGCGGTGTTCCTGTACCGGGCGGGCGCGCTGTACCCCGCCTACCGCACCTCTACGTTGCTCGACGATCTGCGGGCCGACATCCGCCTGCCGGTCACCCTGCTGTACCCGGGCCGGGTCGTCGGCGAGTTCGGGTTGAGCTTCATGGCGCGCTGCGAGCCCGCGTACGGCTACCGCGCCCGCATCGTCCCACGGGGGGAGACCGCATGA
- a CDS encoding BrxA family protein — protein sequence MFTVNIQKGGAMLEDTRRLVEVWDDDADPRENLRRIAEGNLLGKTSKKRSDDVLGRILAPRFVAPGEQVIPALRALLGDPKAFREACFYETARDDRLLAAFAEGPIYDWHAQGRVGVTVEEVRDWLAGLTEAGELPVLTDTVRTKVAQGLLAALRDFGVLRGAVRKEFNPPGMSVHGFSYVAFREHEQGASGRALLASRIWRRWLLDERWLHDLFTQADRLGVLHYARAGSAARIDWRVEDLVEVARAAA from the coding sequence GTCGAGGTCTGGGATGACGATGCGGACCCTCGGGAGAACCTCCGGCGCATCGCCGAGGGCAACCTGCTCGGCAAGACGTCCAAAAAGCGGAGCGACGACGTGCTCGGGCGTATCCTGGCGCCGCGCTTCGTGGCCCCGGGGGAGCAGGTGATCCCGGCCCTGCGGGCCCTGCTGGGTGACCCGAAAGCCTTCCGGGAGGCGTGCTTCTACGAGACGGCACGCGACGATCGCCTCCTCGCCGCCTTCGCGGAGGGCCCGATCTACGACTGGCATGCCCAAGGCCGGGTCGGGGTCACGGTCGAGGAGGTCAGGGACTGGCTGGCCGGCCTCACGGAAGCCGGTGAGCTGCCGGTGTTGACCGACACGGTCCGGACGAAGGTCGCGCAGGGCCTGCTCGCGGCGCTGCGGGACTTCGGGGTGCTCCGAGGCGCCGTCCGCAAGGAGTTCAACCCCCCGGGGATGTCGGTCCACGGCTTCTCCTACGTGGCGTTCCGGGAGCACGAGCAGGGCGCGTCAGGTCGGGCACTCCTCGCGAGCAGGATCTGGCGACGCTGGCTGCTCGACGAGCGCTGGTTGCACGACCTGTTCACCCAGGCCGACCGGCTCGGCGTCCTGCACTACGCCCGCGCCGGGAGTGCCGCACGGATCGACTGGCGGGTGGAGGACCTGGTGGAGGTGGCCCGTGCCGCCGCCTGA